The Pseudomonas triclosanedens genome has a window encoding:
- a CDS encoding nucleoside recognition domain-containing protein produces MLNGLWLSFFIVAAITALSRWLLGGEATVFAAMVESLFAMARLSVEVMVLLFGTLTLWLGFLRIAEKAGLVEKLAVLLGPLFRRLMPEVPAGHPAIGLITLNFAANGLGLDNAATPIGLKAMKALQELNPSQTTASNAQILFLVLNASSLTLLPVTIFMYRAQQGAADPTLVFLPILLATSASTLVGLLSVALMQRLRLWDPVVLAYLIPGALVLAAFMTLLAGLSATALAQLSSLLGNLTLFGIIMLFLVVGWLKKVPVYETFVEGAKEGFDVAKSLLPYLVAMLCAIGVLRASGALELALGGIRWVVDGIGLDTRFVDALPTALVKPFSGSAARAMLLETMQSHGVDSFPALVAATVQGSTETTFYVLAVYFGAVGIQRARHAVGCALMADLAGVLASIGVCYWFFA; encoded by the coding sequence ATGCTCAACGGCCTGTGGCTGAGCTTTTTCATCGTCGCGGCGATCACCGCGCTTTCACGTTGGCTGCTCGGGGGCGAGGCGACGGTGTTCGCCGCTATGGTCGAAAGCCTGTTTGCGATGGCCAGGCTGTCGGTGGAAGTCATGGTCCTGCTGTTCGGTACCCTGACCCTCTGGCTGGGTTTCCTGCGCATCGCCGAGAAAGCCGGCCTGGTAGAAAAGCTCGCGGTGCTCCTGGGCCCGCTGTTTCGCCGGTTGATGCCGGAAGTGCCCGCCGGACATCCGGCCATCGGCCTGATCACCCTCAACTTCGCCGCCAACGGCCTGGGCCTGGACAATGCCGCCACGCCCATCGGCCTCAAGGCGATGAAAGCGCTGCAGGAACTCAATCCCAGCCAGACCACCGCGAGCAACGCGCAGATCCTGTTTCTGGTGCTCAACGCCTCGTCGTTGACCCTGCTGCCGGTCACCATCTTCATGTACCGCGCCCAGCAGGGCGCCGCCGATCCGACCCTGGTTTTCCTGCCTATCCTGCTGGCGACCAGTGCCTCGACTCTGGTTGGCCTGCTCAGCGTGGCGCTGATGCAGCGCCTGCGCCTCTGGGACCCGGTGGTGCTGGCCTACCTGATCCCCGGCGCGCTGGTGCTCGCTGCCTTCATGACGCTGCTGGCCGGGCTTTCGGCAACCGCGCTGGCGCAGCTTTCCTCGCTGCTAGGCAACCTCACGCTGTTCGGCATCATCATGCTGTTCCTGGTCGTTGGCTGGTTGAAAAAGGTGCCGGTGTACGAAACCTTCGTCGAGGGTGCGAAAGAGGGCTTCGACGTCGCCAAGAGCCTGCTGCCCTACCTGGTGGCGATGCTCTGCGCAATCGGCGTGCTGCGTGCCTCCGGCGCGCTGGAGCTGGCGCTCGGCGGGATTCGCTGGGTGGTCGACGGAATCGGCCTGGATACGCGCTTCGTCGATGCCTTGCCTACCGCCCTGGTCAAGCCGTTCTCCGGCAGCGCGGCGCGGGCGATGCTGCTGGAAACCATGCAGTCCCACGGTGTGGACAGCTTCCCGGCGCTGGTGGCCGCCACCGTGCAGGGCAGCACCGAAACCACCTTCTACGTGCTGGCGGTGTATTTCGGCGCGGTCGGCATCCAGCGCGCCCGCCACGCGGTGGGCTGTGCGCTGATGGCTGACCTGGCCGGCGTGCTGGCTTCCATCGGCGTGTGCTACTGGTTCTTCGCCTGA